A DNA window from Stigmatella aurantiaca contains the following coding sequences:
- a CDS encoding carbohydrate binding domain-containing protein — protein MHRLKQWALLALAAVCLQAAPAWGQPAAAHVYHNHMPNFWPYYDVTQYAATPVGGPIRYAYDAQVINLKKSPPSNYTYYLPSGAPMPHDDLVTYYSHNAKTGAYLYWPYAVAQDMRTNAPTGQVHVTMSGAVVNNVQDLTTLKNVPGYDNTAWGSPWRDKYNSLRTPAGNRTLDLIHFTGHHSMGPLVGPEYFLKDLIYQSATLAQPYFLGGDFQSSKGFFPTELGFSERLIPTLAKLGIQWSVIGDNHFSRTLRDYPFLNEPGSDTLVSPPNRADFQNTSTVGSWVSLQMAHEQQTIRNKYPFASTPHWVRYVDPATGAESRVVGIPVNQNGSWLEGWEGEATVDVVGLKGFEGLVPQRQFFVIAHDGDNSGGRAGSDSTWYNGRSVTCTAGVQCMGISEYLNAHLPVSTDVVHVQDGSWVDTRDSSSDPQWHHWKLPLGIWKGQFPAFNAATGLNLAPKTNLSGVQEGMTVSLEHGWHYLERNFALLQAALNYAKTAEQIWLDAHPNHWKPTTALDSQVTHAGNQLNPWMYSFPVKGDASNDWAGGANPAELSWYFLLPAMDSGFGYYDENQDDNVKPTLAFNQSLYFSKPYVQDRLAQDRTGPSVWWPQRWPYNPGSANTDKSEGWTLHHFNNTFAIYTYAYDVSGLSNIKVRIRTHAAKLIDAADNTHKVYEPAALKAAGVPHIDTSRVSAWVDYPMTRRDLKPVMNGVAWQPAYLPVMAKVPAQEIGDLYYTYLGNYRDQLLDYYIEATDSRGNVTRSEIQSVYVGAGRYNLVGGKYLEDANGSIAGTHPFLVVDTTAPSTPTGLSATRTDRSVKLSWSAASDNVAVTGYVLFRNGTQVGTSATLSYTDMGLTPSTAYSYTVKARDAAGNTSTASAALSVTTQPPDTTAPSAPTGLSASAVTSSSVTLSWTAATDNYGVAGYYVYRNGSQIAAPTGTGYTDTSLSPSTGYSYTVKAADAAGNTSAASSALSVTTLTGNTATVYYKKGFATPYLHYRPAGGTWTAAPGVPMPDAEVTGYAKYTVNLGSATQLEAVFNNGSGTWDSNNGNNYFFPTGTSTFTAGVITAGAPVVDSTSPSAPSNLTSPSKTASSITLAWAASADNVGVTGYLIFRGTTQVGTSTGTTYTDSGLAANTAYNYTVRARDAAGNTSAASAALSVTTSSGNTVTLYYKKGFATPYLHYRPAGGTWTVAPGVAMPDAEVAGHAKYTVNLGSATQLEAVFNNGSGTWDNNGGLNYFIPAGTHTFSAGTVTAGAPSGDVTGPSAPTGLAVASKTASSVSLTWNPVTDSSGIAGYNVYRNGALVGAPTAASYTDTGLSTGTAYSYTVRARDTAGNLSSASAALSVTTSSTGATVTFTVTASTVVGQNVYVLGNTAALGAWSPAAAVALSPANYPAWSGTVSLPGSTAIEYKYIKKDGNGNVTWESGANRLFTTPASSSAIRTDTWK, from the coding sequence ACCCAGTACGCCGCGACGCCCGTGGGCGGCCCCATCCGCTACGCGTACGACGCCCAGGTCATCAACCTGAAGAAGAGCCCCCCGTCCAACTACACCTATTACCTGCCGTCGGGCGCGCCGATGCCGCACGACGACCTGGTCACCTACTACTCCCACAACGCGAAGACGGGCGCGTACCTGTACTGGCCCTACGCCGTCGCGCAGGACATGCGGACGAACGCCCCCACCGGCCAGGTCCACGTCACCATGTCCGGCGCCGTGGTGAACAACGTGCAGGATCTCACCACGCTCAAGAACGTGCCGGGTTACGACAACACGGCCTGGGGCTCGCCCTGGCGCGACAAGTACAACAGCCTGCGCACGCCGGCGGGAAACCGGACGTTGGACCTCATCCACTTCACCGGCCACCACTCCATGGGGCCGCTGGTGGGCCCGGAGTACTTCCTCAAGGACCTCATCTACCAGAGCGCCACCCTGGCGCAGCCCTACTTCCTGGGCGGGGACTTCCAGTCCTCCAAGGGCTTCTTCCCCACCGAGCTCGGCTTCTCCGAGCGCCTCATCCCCACGCTGGCCAAGCTGGGCATCCAGTGGTCCGTCATCGGCGACAACCACTTCTCGCGCACCCTCCGGGACTACCCCTTCCTGAACGAGCCCGGCTCGGACACGCTCGTCTCGCCGCCCAACCGCGCGGACTTCCAGAACACGAGCACCGTGGGCAGCTGGGTGAGCCTGCAGATGGCGCACGAGCAGCAGACCATCCGCAACAAGTATCCCTTCGCCTCCACGCCGCACTGGGTGCGCTACGTGGACCCCGCCACTGGCGCCGAGTCGCGCGTGGTGGGCATCCCCGTCAACCAGAACGGCTCCTGGCTGGAGGGCTGGGAGGGCGAGGCCACCGTGGACGTGGTGGGCCTCAAGGGCTTCGAGGGGCTCGTCCCCCAGCGGCAGTTCTTCGTCATCGCCCATGACGGCGACAACTCGGGCGGCCGGGCCGGCTCGGACAGCACCTGGTACAACGGCCGCAGCGTCACCTGCACCGCGGGCGTGCAGTGCATGGGCATCAGCGAGTACCTGAATGCCCACCTGCCCGTCTCCACCGACGTGGTCCACGTGCAGGACGGCTCCTGGGTGGACACGCGCGACTCCTCGAGCGACCCCCAGTGGCACCACTGGAAGCTGCCGCTGGGCATCTGGAAGGGCCAGTTCCCCGCCTTCAACGCCGCCACCGGCCTGAACCTGGCGCCCAAGACGAACCTCAGCGGCGTGCAGGAGGGGATGACCGTGTCGCTGGAGCACGGCTGGCACTACCTGGAGCGCAACTTCGCCCTGCTCCAGGCCGCGCTCAACTACGCGAAGACCGCCGAGCAGATCTGGCTCGATGCGCACCCCAACCACTGGAAGCCCACCACCGCGCTGGACAGCCAGGTGACGCACGCGGGCAACCAGCTCAACCCGTGGATGTACTCCTTCCCCGTGAAGGGCGATGCGTCGAACGACTGGGCCGGGGGCGCCAACCCCGCCGAGCTGTCCTGGTACTTCCTCTTGCCCGCCATGGACTCGGGCTTCGGCTACTACGACGAGAACCAGGACGACAACGTCAAGCCCACGCTGGCCTTCAACCAGTCGCTCTACTTCTCCAAGCCCTACGTGCAGGACCGGCTCGCCCAGGACCGCACCGGCCCGTCCGTGTGGTGGCCGCAGCGCTGGCCCTACAACCCCGGCAGCGCCAACACGGACAAGTCCGAGGGCTGGACGCTCCACCACTTCAACAACACCTTCGCCATCTACACGTACGCCTATGACGTGAGCGGCCTGTCCAACATCAAGGTCCGCATCCGCACCCACGCGGCCAAGCTCATCGACGCCGCGGACAACACCCACAAGGTGTACGAGCCGGCGGCGCTCAAGGCCGCGGGCGTGCCCCACATCGACACCAGCCGCGTGAGCGCCTGGGTGGACTACCCGATGACCCGGCGCGACCTGAAGCCCGTCATGAACGGCGTCGCGTGGCAGCCCGCCTACCTGCCCGTCATGGCCAAGGTGCCCGCGCAGGAGATCGGCGACCTCTACTACACGTACCTCGGCAACTACCGCGACCAGCTCCTCGACTACTACATCGAGGCCACCGACAGCCGCGGCAACGTCACCCGCAGCGAGATTCAGTCCGTCTACGTGGGCGCCGGCCGGTACAACCTGGTGGGCGGCAAGTACCTGGAGGACGCCAACGGCTCCATCGCCGGCACGCACCCGTTCCTCGTGGTGGACACCACCGCGCCCTCTACCCCCACGGGGCTCTCGGCCACGCGCACGGACCGCTCCGTAAAGCTCTCCTGGAGCGCCGCCTCGGACAACGTGGCGGTGACCGGCTACGTCCTCTTCCGCAACGGCACGCAGGTGGGCACCAGCGCCACGCTGAGCTACACGGACATGGGCCTCACGCCCAGCACCGCCTACAGCTACACCGTGAAGGCGCGCGATGCGGCGGGCAACACCTCCACGGCCAGCGCCGCCCTGAGTGTCACCACCCAGCCGCCCGACACCACCGCGCCCTCCGCCCCCACGGGCCTGAGCGCCTCGGCGGTGACGAGCTCCTCGGTGACGCTGAGCTGGACGGCCGCCACCGACAACTACGGCGTGGCGGGCTATTACGTGTACCGCAACGGCTCGCAGATCGCCGCGCCCACGGGAACGGGCTACACGGATACCTCGCTCTCGCCGAGCACCGGGTACAGCTACACCGTGAAGGCCGCGGATGCCGCGGGCAACACCTCGGCGGCCAGCAGCGCCCTGAGCGTCACCACCCTCACGGGCAACACCGCCACCGTCTATTACAAGAAGGGCTTCGCCACCCCGTACCTCCACTACCGCCCCGCGGGCGGCACGTGGACCGCTGCCCCGGGCGTTCCCATGCCGGACGCGGAGGTGACGGGTTATGCGAAGTACACCGTCAACCTGGGCTCCGCCACGCAGCTCGAGGCCGTCTTCAACAACGGCAGCGGCACCTGGGACAGCAACAACGGCAACAACTACTTCTTCCCTACCGGCACCTCCACCTTCACCGCGGGCGTCATCACCGCTGGGGCCCCCGTGGTGGACTCGACGTCACCGTCCGCCCCGTCCAACCTCACCTCGCCCTCCAAGACGGCCTCCTCCATCACGCTCGCGTGGGCGGCCTCCGCGGACAACGTGGGCGTGACGGGCTACCTCATCTTCCGGGGCACCACGCAGGTGGGCACGTCCACGGGCACCACCTATACGGACAGTGGCCTGGCCGCGAACACCGCCTACAACTACACCGTGAGGGCGCGCGATGCGGCGGGCAACACCTCGGCGGCCAGCGCCGCACTGAGCGTTACCACCAGTTCCGGCAACACCGTCACCCTCTATTACAAGAAGGGCTTTGCCACCCCATACCTCCACTACCGCCCCGCGGGCGGCACGTGGACCGTTGCCCCGGGCGTGGCCATGCCGGACGCGGAGGTGGCGGGCCATGCGAAGTACACCGTCAACCTGGGCTCTGCCACACAGCTCGAGGCCGTCTTCAACAACGGCAGCGGCACCTGGGACAACAATGGCGGGCTGAACTACTTCATCCCCGCCGGCACGCACACGTTCAGCGCGGGCACCGTGACTGCGGGCGCGCCGTCGGGTGACGTCACCGGCCCCTCCGCCCCCACGGGCTTGGCGGTGGCCTCCAAGACGGCCTCCTCCGTGTCGCTCACGTGGAACCCAGTGACCGACTCCAGTGGCATCGCAGGCTACAACGTGTACCGGAACGGCGCGCTGGTGGGTGCGCCCACCGCCGCCAGCTATACGGACACCGGGTTGAGCACCGGCACCGCCTACAGCTACACCGTGCGCGCCCGGGACACCGCGGGCAACCTCTCCTCGGCCAGCGCCGCCCTGAGCGTGACGACGAGCAGCACCGGGGCCACCGTCACCTTCACCGTGACCGCGAGCACCGTGGTGGGACAGAACGTGTACGTGCTGGGCAACACCGCCGCGCTCGGCGCCTGGAGCCCCGCGGCCGCCGTCGCCCTGTCCCCGGCCAACTACCCCGCGTGGAGCGGGACGGTGAGCCTGCCGGGCTCGACGGCCATCGAGTACAAGTACATCAAGAAGGACGGCAACGGGAACGTCACGTGGGAGAGCGGCGCCAACCGCCTCTTCACCACCCCTGCCTCCAGCTCCGCGATACGCACCGACACCTGGAAGTAA
- a CDS encoding DNA-3-methyladenine glycosylase 2, with protein MDSLEPPDPDLCYRALVGRDARFDGRFFVCVRTTRIYCRPVCPARTPKRENCTFAPSAAAAEALGFRSCLRCRPEAAPGTPAWAGTEASVARALRMIDEGALDEGSVGQLAARLGIGERQLHRLFVRHLGASPQAVAGNRRLLVAKQLLTETGLPLSEVAAAAGFQSLRRFNDALRTAYARSPSELRRVSRAAPAQASAAISLRLGYRPPFDWERVLAYLAGRAIPGVEAVAEGAYHRTYRLGGSEGILGVSHQPGHRALSVRIEGTGPLPVRQLVARVRRLFDLDADPAALAVALGKDPVVGPRLARAGGVRVPGAFEPFELAVRAILGQQVSVKGATTLAGRVVARCGTPASFAHQGLTHFFPTAPALAEADLSGLGLTGGRILALKGLAAACAEGTCELKPGASLEDSVARLVTLPGIGEWTAHYIALRALGEPDAFPASDLALRKAAGSGTLLAPQALERMAEAWRPWRGYAALLLWTEPQVDLAANTAA; from the coding sequence ATGGACTCCCTCGAACCGCCAGACCCGGACCTCTGTTACCGCGCGCTCGTGGGGCGGGATGCGCGGTTTGACGGCCGCTTCTTCGTCTGCGTCCGGACCACCCGCATCTACTGCCGGCCGGTGTGCCCCGCGCGGACGCCGAAGCGGGAGAACTGCACCTTCGCGCCCAGCGCGGCCGCCGCCGAGGCGCTGGGGTTCCGCTCCTGCTTGCGCTGCCGTCCCGAGGCCGCGCCGGGAACGCCCGCCTGGGCGGGCACCGAGGCGAGCGTGGCCCGGGCGCTGCGGATGATCGACGAGGGCGCGCTCGATGAGGGCTCGGTGGGACAGCTCGCCGCACGGCTCGGCATCGGTGAGCGGCAGCTCCACCGGCTCTTCGTGCGGCACCTGGGCGCGAGCCCCCAGGCGGTGGCGGGCAACCGGCGGTTGCTGGTGGCCAAGCAGCTCCTCACCGAGACGGGGCTGCCCTTGAGCGAGGTGGCGGCGGCGGCGGGCTTCCAGAGCCTCCGCCGGTTCAACGACGCCCTGCGGACCGCCTACGCGCGCAGCCCGAGCGAGCTGCGCCGCGTCTCCCGCGCCGCCCCTGCCCAGGCCTCTGCGGCCATCTCCCTGCGCCTGGGGTATCGGCCGCCGTTCGACTGGGAGCGGGTGCTTGCCTATCTCGCGGGCCGGGCCATCCCGGGCGTCGAGGCGGTGGCGGAAGGCGCCTACCACCGGACCTACCGGCTCGGCGGCAGTGAGGGAATCCTCGGCGTGTCCCACCAGCCGGGGCACCGGGCCCTGTCGGTTCGAATCGAGGGAACGGGGCCGCTGCCCGTGCGCCAGCTCGTGGCGCGGGTCCGCAGGCTGTTCGACCTGGACGCGGACCCCGCGGCGCTCGCGGTGGCGCTCGGGAAGGACCCGGTGGTGGGCCCCCGGCTCGCGCGGGCGGGTGGGGTGCGTGTGCCGGGGGCGTTCGAGCCCTTCGAGCTGGCGGTCCGCGCCATCCTGGGACAGCAGGTGTCGGTGAAGGGGGCCACGACGCTCGCGGGGCGGGTGGTGGCGCGGTGTGGCACGCCGGCCTCCTTCGCGCACCAGGGCCTGACCCACTTCTTCCCTACCGCCCCCGCCCTGGCAGAGGCGGACCTGTCGGGGCTCGGGCTCACGGGCGGACGCATCCTGGCGCTGAAGGGCCTGGCGGCCGCCTGTGCCGAGGGCACCTGTGAGCTGAAGCCCGGCGCGAGCCTCGAAGACAGCGTGGCCCGGCTCGTCACGCTGCCCGGGATTGGCGAATGGACAGCGCACTACATCGCCCTGCGCGCGCTGGGGGAGCCGGACGCTTTTCCCGCGTCGGACCTCGCCCTGCGCAAGGCGGCGGGCAGCGGCACCCTGCTGGCGCCACAGGCCCTCGAACGGATGGCGGAGGCGTGGCGGCCCTGGCGGGGCTACGCGGCGCTGTTGCTGTGGACCGAACCCCAAGTGGACCTGGCCGCGAACACCGCCGCCTGA
- a CDS encoding methylated-DNA--[protein]-cysteine S-methyltransferase: MKRALTEEALATERLQTPIGELRLAASEEGLRLVLFATDPRQLREARGTAPARTHLERARAALEDYFAGRRRTFGEVALAAGGTEFQRQVWRALSVLPFGTTVSYASLAKQIGRPSAVRAVGLANGQNPLPIIVPCHRVIGSNGSLTGFAGGLPAKKWLLEFEGTLPQAGEGGARPNQTGYK, translated from the coding sequence ATGAAACGCGCCCTGACAGAAGAAGCCCTGGCCACGGAACGTCTCCAGACGCCCATTGGCGAGCTGCGGCTCGCCGCGAGCGAGGAAGGCCTCCGCCTGGTGTTGTTCGCCACGGATCCCCGGCAGCTACGGGAGGCCCGGGGAACGGCGCCCGCGCGCACCCATCTGGAGAGGGCCCGTGCGGCGCTCGAGGACTATTTCGCGGGCCGGCGAAGGACGTTCGGGGAGGTGGCGCTGGCGGCTGGGGGCACGGAGTTCCAGCGGCAGGTGTGGCGGGCCTTGAGCGTGCTGCCCTTTGGGACGACGGTCAGCTACGCCAGCCTGGCGAAGCAAATCGGGCGGCCGTCGGCGGTGCGGGCCGTGGGGTTGGCCAATGGCCAGAACCCCCTCCCCATCATCGTGCCATGCCATCGCGTGATTGGCTCCAACGGTTCGCTCACGGGCTTCGCGGGGGGGCTCCCCGCCAAGAAGTGGCTTCTCGAATTCGAAGGGACCCTTCCCCAGGCCGGTGAGGGCGGTGCGAGGCCAAATCAGACAGGGTATAAATGA